The following coding sequences are from one Anguilla anguilla isolate fAngAng1 chromosome 12, fAngAng1.pri, whole genome shotgun sequence window:
- the LOC118209971 gene encoding spartin-like isoform X2, with translation MEKAKQEAFDKARLQVIKDGYEKAFECINTGLTEDEVGHKQQALQLYREGRQHLLRAITVPAQGEECVGEAWDSARQMQQKMQETLNNITTRLAAMETSAEPEATTANATPGAGAAGAAHQSLYPKLPPSEKPERPAPPNVLLPNGQPVGAGGRVFPGNQAPLPIPGDFPPAYSAQAAEGHVSISYGTDSGEMSLVGDEFYAQRSGSSSSLQDLGEDGEVLLLLPQGVQIFFVTPDGQVSAPSYPGYLRIVKFTSESPASAPNRPPAFLQVCDWLYPLMFTDSPVLLCNTGVFMFPDLMAPTQGSYVGVVLSSELPASDRELFKDVLSQLTDLRVQAPDGTGDSIDLSQKVPLVPPQEESLVEDEKLLPEWSEKVAQGILSGASWLSWGLAKGAEYTGKAIHMGASKLREHITPEDTPTIVSPTVTKGLHVARQATGGAVKVSQLLVEGVCTVAGRVGKQLAPRVKKHGGKLIPESLKKDKDGRSNVDGAMVVAASGMQGARRAILQQQRGSACCPLAVIRDHVDEPGGGGQEHRQEHGHGDGHDCEAQVRHGGRPSHRQRRELRHQRRRDRLQHRQPGHEGCGEEDGQGDGPGHPGGLQDPGPAQGREARKEARKKAQIARRDRT, from the exons ATGGAGAAAGCCAAACAGGAGGCGTTTGATAAAGCCAGGCTACAGGTCATAAAGGATGGCTATGAGAAGGCCTTTGAGTGCATAAACACGGGTCTGACTGAGGACGAGGTGGGCCATAAGCAGCAGGCACTACAGCTGTACAGAGAGGGGCGGCAGCACCTCCTCAGGGCCATCACCGTGCCTGCCCAGGGGGAGGAGTGCGTGGGCGAGGCCTGGGACTCCGCCCGCCAGATGCAGCAGAAGATGCAGGAGACCCTGAACAACATCACCACCCGCCTGGCCGCGATGGAGACGTCCGCTGAGCCCGAAGCGACGACAGCCAACGCGACGCCAGGGGCGGGCGCTGCTGGGGCCGCCCACCAGTCCCTCTACCCCAAACTCCCCCCCAGTGAGAAACCAGAGAGGCCAGCTCCGCCCAACGTCCTCTTGCCCAACGGCCAGCCAGTCGGAGCCGGGGGCAGGGTGTTTCCAGGAAACCAGGCGCCTCTGCCCATCCCCGGCGACTTTCCCCCGGCCTACTCGGCCCAAGCGGCTGAGGGCCACGTCAGCATCTCGTACGGCACAGACTCCGGGGAGATGTCGCTGGTGGGGGATGAGTTCTACGCCCAGAGGTCGGGCTCCAGCAGCTCCCTGCAGGATTTGGGGGAGGACGGAGAggtgctgctcctcctccctcagggGGTGCAGATATTCTTTGTTACGCCCGACGGGCAAGTCAGCGCCCCCTCTTACCCCGGGTACCTGCGCATCGTCAAATTCACCAGCGAGAGCCCGGCCAGCGCCCCCAACAGGCCACCGGCATTCCTGCAG GTATGCGACTGGCTGTACCCCCTGATGTTCACAGACTCCCCAGTGTTGCTGTGCAACACCGGAGTGTTCATGTTCCCTGACCTGATGGCCCCCACGCAGGGGTCCTACGTGGGGGTGGTGCTGTCCTCTGAACTGCCTGCTTCAGATCGGGAGCTGTTTAAGGACGTCCTCTCGCAGCTCACCGATCTCAGAGTGCAG GCTCCAGACGGAACCGGCGACTCCATTGATCTGAGCCAGAAGGTTCCCCTGGTTCCCCCCCAGGAGGAGTCCCTAGTCGAGGATGAGAAGCTCCTGCCAGAGTGGAGCGAGAAGGTGGCCCAGGGCATCCTCTCAG GGGCTTCGTGGCTGAGCTGGGGATTGGCGAAAGGAGCGGAGTACACTGGCAAGGCCATCCACATGGGGGCGTCCAAACTACGGGAGCACATTACCCCTGAGGACACACCCACCATCGTCAGCCCCACCGTCACCAAAGGGCTGCACGTTGCCAGGCAGGCCACTGGGGGCGCTGTCAAAGTCAGCCAGCTCCTAG TGGAAGGCGTGTGCACCGTGGCAGGACGTGTCGGCAAGCAGCTGGCGCCTCGGGTAAAGAAACACGGGGGCAAACTGATCCCAGAGTCCCTGAAAAAGGACAAGGACGGGCGCTCCAACGTAGACGGGGCCATGGTGGTCGCAGCCAGCGGCATGCAAG GTGCTCGGCGTGCGATTCTACAGCAACAACGTGGCTCAGCTTGTTGTCCCTTAGCCGT GATTCGCGACCATGTGGATGAGCCTGGAGGCGGCGGCCAAGAACATCGCCAAGAGCATGGCCACGGAGACGGTCACGACTGTGAGGCACAA GTACGGCACGGAGGCCGGCCAAGCCACAGACAGCGCCGTGAACTCCGCCATCAACGTAGGCGTGACCGCCTTCAACATCGACAACCTGGGCATGAAGGCTGTGGTGAAGAAGACGGGCAAGGAGACGGCCCAGGCCATCCTGGAGGACTACAGGATCCAGGACCAGCCCAAGGCCGAGAAGCAAGAAAAGAAGCCAGGAAGAAAGCCCAAATAGCCCGGCGTGATCGGACCTAG
- the LOC118209971 gene encoding spartin-like isoform X3, with protein sequence MEKAKQEAFDKARLQVIKDGYEKAFECINTGLTEDEVGHKQQALQLYREGRQHLLRAITVPAQGEECVGEAWDSARQMQQKMQETLNNITTRLAAMETSAEPEATTANATPGAGAAGAAHQSLYPKLPPSEKPERPAPPNVLLPNGQPVGAGGRVFPGNQAPLPIPGDFPPAYSAQAAEGHVSISYGTDSGEMSLVGDEFYAQRSGSSSSLQDLGEDGEVLLLLPQGVQIFFVTPDGQVSAPSYPGYLRIVKFTSESPASAPNRPPAFLQVCDWLYPLMFTDSPVLLCNTGVFMFPDLMAPTQGSYVGVVLSSELPASDRELFKDVLSQLTDLRVQAPDGTGDSIDLSQKVPLVPPQEESLVEDEKLLPEWSEKVAQGILSGASWLSWGLAKGAEYTGKAIHMGASKLREHITPEDTPTIVSPTVTKGLHVARQATGGAVKVSQLLVEGVCTVAGRVGKQLAPRVKKHGGKLIPESLKKDKDGRSNVDGAMVVAASGMQGFATMWMSLEAAAKNIAKSMATETVTTVRHKYGTEAGQATDSAVNSAINVGVTAFNIDNLGMKAVVKKTGKETAQAILEDYRIQDQPKAEKQEKKPGRKPK encoded by the exons ATGGAGAAAGCCAAACAGGAGGCGTTTGATAAAGCCAGGCTACAGGTCATAAAGGATGGCTATGAGAAGGCCTTTGAGTGCATAAACACGGGTCTGACTGAGGACGAGGTGGGCCATAAGCAGCAGGCACTACAGCTGTACAGAGAGGGGCGGCAGCACCTCCTCAGGGCCATCACCGTGCCTGCCCAGGGGGAGGAGTGCGTGGGCGAGGCCTGGGACTCCGCCCGCCAGATGCAGCAGAAGATGCAGGAGACCCTGAACAACATCACCACCCGCCTGGCCGCGATGGAGACGTCCGCTGAGCCCGAAGCGACGACAGCCAACGCGACGCCAGGGGCGGGCGCTGCTGGGGCCGCCCACCAGTCCCTCTACCCCAAACTCCCCCCCAGTGAGAAACCAGAGAGGCCAGCTCCGCCCAACGTCCTCTTGCCCAACGGCCAGCCAGTCGGAGCCGGGGGCAGGGTGTTTCCAGGAAACCAGGCGCCTCTGCCCATCCCCGGCGACTTTCCCCCGGCCTACTCGGCCCAAGCGGCTGAGGGCCACGTCAGCATCTCGTACGGCACAGACTCCGGGGAGATGTCGCTGGTGGGGGATGAGTTCTACGCCCAGAGGTCGGGCTCCAGCAGCTCCCTGCAGGATTTGGGGGAGGACGGAGAggtgctgctcctcctccctcagggGGTGCAGATATTCTTTGTTACGCCCGACGGGCAAGTCAGCGCCCCCTCTTACCCCGGGTACCTGCGCATCGTCAAATTCACCAGCGAGAGCCCGGCCAGCGCCCCCAACAGGCCACCGGCATTCCTGCAG GTATGCGACTGGCTGTACCCCCTGATGTTCACAGACTCCCCAGTGTTGCTGTGCAACACCGGAGTGTTCATGTTCCCTGACCTGATGGCCCCCACGCAGGGGTCCTACGTGGGGGTGGTGCTGTCCTCTGAACTGCCTGCTTCAGATCGGGAGCTGTTTAAGGACGTCCTCTCGCAGCTCACCGATCTCAGAGTGCAG GCTCCAGACGGAACCGGCGACTCCATTGATCTGAGCCAGAAGGTTCCCCTGGTTCCCCCCCAGGAGGAGTCCCTAGTCGAGGATGAGAAGCTCCTGCCAGAGTGGAGCGAGAAGGTGGCCCAGGGCATCCTCTCAG GGGCTTCGTGGCTGAGCTGGGGATTGGCGAAAGGAGCGGAGTACACTGGCAAGGCCATCCACATGGGGGCGTCCAAACTACGGGAGCACATTACCCCTGAGGACACACCCACCATCGTCAGCCCCACCGTCACCAAAGGGCTGCACGTTGCCAGGCAGGCCACTGGGGGCGCTGTCAAAGTCAGCCAGCTCCTAG TGGAAGGCGTGTGCACCGTGGCAGGACGTGTCGGCAAGCAGCTGGCGCCTCGGGTAAAGAAACACGGGGGCAAACTGATCCCAGAGTCCCTGAAAAAGGACAAGGACGGGCGCTCCAACGTAGACGGGGCCATGGTGGTCGCAGCCAGCGGCATGCAAG GATTCGCGACCATGTGGATGAGCCTGGAGGCGGCGGCCAAGAACATCGCCAAGAGCATGGCCACGGAGACGGTCACGACTGTGAGGCACAA GTACGGCACGGAGGCCGGCCAAGCCACAGACAGCGCCGTGAACTCCGCCATCAACGTAGGCGTGACCGCCTTCAACATCGACAACCTGGGCATGAAGGCTGTGGTGAAGAAGACGGGCAAGGAGACGGCCCAGGCCATCCTGGAGGACTACAGGATCCAGGACCAGCCCAAGGCCGAGAAGCAAGAAAAGAAGCCAGGAAGAAAGCCCAAATAG
- the LOC118209971 gene encoding spartin-like isoform X1: protein MEKAKQEAFDKARLQVIKDGYEKAFECINTGLTEDEVGHKQQALQLYREGRQHLLRAITVPAQGEECVGEAWDSARQMQQKMQETLNNITTRLAAMETSAEPEATTANATPGAGAAGAAHQSLYPKLPPSEKPERPAPPNVLLPNGQPVGAGGRVFPGNQAPLPIPGDFPPAYSAQAAEGHVSISYGTDSGEMSLVGDEFYAQRSGSSSSLQDLGEDGEVLLLLPQGVQIFFVTPDGQVSAPSYPGYLRIVKFTSESPASAPNRPPAFLQVCDWLYPLMFTDSPVLLCNTGVFMFPDLMAPTQGSYVGVVLSSELPASDRELFKDVLSQLTDLRVQAPDGTGDSIDLSQKVPLVPPQEESLVEDEKLLPEWSEKVAQGILSGASWLSWGLAKGAEYTGKAIHMGASKLREHITPEDTPTIVSPTVTKGLHVARQATGGAVKVSQLLVEGVCTVAGRVGKQLAPRVKKHGGKLIPESLKKDKDGRSNVDGAMVVAASGMQGITGARRAILQQQRGSACCPLAVIRDHVDEPGGGGQEHRQEHGHGDGHDCEAQVRHGGRPSHRQRRELRHQRRRDRLQHRQPGHEGCGEEDGQGDGPGHPGGLQDPGPAQGREARKEARKKAQIARRDRT, encoded by the exons ATGGAGAAAGCCAAACAGGAGGCGTTTGATAAAGCCAGGCTACAGGTCATAAAGGATGGCTATGAGAAGGCCTTTGAGTGCATAAACACGGGTCTGACTGAGGACGAGGTGGGCCATAAGCAGCAGGCACTACAGCTGTACAGAGAGGGGCGGCAGCACCTCCTCAGGGCCATCACCGTGCCTGCCCAGGGGGAGGAGTGCGTGGGCGAGGCCTGGGACTCCGCCCGCCAGATGCAGCAGAAGATGCAGGAGACCCTGAACAACATCACCACCCGCCTGGCCGCGATGGAGACGTCCGCTGAGCCCGAAGCGACGACAGCCAACGCGACGCCAGGGGCGGGCGCTGCTGGGGCCGCCCACCAGTCCCTCTACCCCAAACTCCCCCCCAGTGAGAAACCAGAGAGGCCAGCTCCGCCCAACGTCCTCTTGCCCAACGGCCAGCCAGTCGGAGCCGGGGGCAGGGTGTTTCCAGGAAACCAGGCGCCTCTGCCCATCCCCGGCGACTTTCCCCCGGCCTACTCGGCCCAAGCGGCTGAGGGCCACGTCAGCATCTCGTACGGCACAGACTCCGGGGAGATGTCGCTGGTGGGGGATGAGTTCTACGCCCAGAGGTCGGGCTCCAGCAGCTCCCTGCAGGATTTGGGGGAGGACGGAGAggtgctgctcctcctccctcagggGGTGCAGATATTCTTTGTTACGCCCGACGGGCAAGTCAGCGCCCCCTCTTACCCCGGGTACCTGCGCATCGTCAAATTCACCAGCGAGAGCCCGGCCAGCGCCCCCAACAGGCCACCGGCATTCCTGCAG GTATGCGACTGGCTGTACCCCCTGATGTTCACAGACTCCCCAGTGTTGCTGTGCAACACCGGAGTGTTCATGTTCCCTGACCTGATGGCCCCCACGCAGGGGTCCTACGTGGGGGTGGTGCTGTCCTCTGAACTGCCTGCTTCAGATCGGGAGCTGTTTAAGGACGTCCTCTCGCAGCTCACCGATCTCAGAGTGCAG GCTCCAGACGGAACCGGCGACTCCATTGATCTGAGCCAGAAGGTTCCCCTGGTTCCCCCCCAGGAGGAGTCCCTAGTCGAGGATGAGAAGCTCCTGCCAGAGTGGAGCGAGAAGGTGGCCCAGGGCATCCTCTCAG GGGCTTCGTGGCTGAGCTGGGGATTGGCGAAAGGAGCGGAGTACACTGGCAAGGCCATCCACATGGGGGCGTCCAAACTACGGGAGCACATTACCCCTGAGGACACACCCACCATCGTCAGCCCCACCGTCACCAAAGGGCTGCACGTTGCCAGGCAGGCCACTGGGGGCGCTGTCAAAGTCAGCCAGCTCCTAG TGGAAGGCGTGTGCACCGTGGCAGGACGTGTCGGCAAGCAGCTGGCGCCTCGGGTAAAGAAACACGGGGGCAAACTGATCCCAGAGTCCCTGAAAAAGGACAAGGACGGGCGCTCCAACGTAGACGGGGCCATGGTGGTCGCAGCCAGCGGCATGCAAG GGATTACAGGTGCTCGGCGTGCGATTCTACAGCAACAACGTGGCTCAGCTTGTTGTCCCTTAGCCGT GATTCGCGACCATGTGGATGAGCCTGGAGGCGGCGGCCAAGAACATCGCCAAGAGCATGGCCACGGAGACGGTCACGACTGTGAGGCACAA GTACGGCACGGAGGCCGGCCAAGCCACAGACAGCGCCGTGAACTCCGCCATCAACGTAGGCGTGACCGCCTTCAACATCGACAACCTGGGCATGAAGGCTGTGGTGAAGAAGACGGGCAAGGAGACGGCCCAGGCCATCCTGGAGGACTACAGGATCCAGGACCAGCCCAAGGCCGAGAAGCAAGAAAAGAAGCCAGGAAGAAAGCCCAAATAGCCCGGCGTGATCGGACCTAG